ATTCAGTGACGGGTGACGGAAAAGTGACAAGGTGACGAGTTACAAAGCTACAAGTTACCAAAAGACCGGTTCTGGGGCCGCTAATCATTTCCCCGCACTTTAGGGCGGGGGTAACGGCAAATTCCAAAACGGAGCGGTGCACGCTCCAATGGCCTTCACAGCACCGAACCTTCCATGCACCGCAACCACCGTAAGGATTAAGAAGGTGGGAGTGGTGCCAAGGCAAACCTACAGCCAATTCAGTGACGGGTGACGGAAAAGTGACAAGGTGACGAGTTACAAAGCTACAAGTTACCAAAAGACCGGTTCTGGGGCCGCTAATCATTTCCCCGCACTTTAGGGCGGGGTTGACGGCACCATCCAAAACGGAGCAGTGCACGCTCCGATGGCCTTCAGCGCACCGAACCTTCCATGCACCGCAACCACCGTAAGGATTAAGAAGACCGAAGTCGGGACAAAATCACACTTGGTTTGTAGGAATACCTAACTTGATTTGGAACAAACCAAAACCTTGGTGAGGTTAAGTCTCAACACCAAATCAAATGACCCCATTTAAGAAGAAACATATTGTACAGTGCAACCCTACAAGAATTAAAGATGGCCTGCAAGAAATTGTTTTTGGTCAATTTTATCCATAAATAATGTAGAGGGAATTATATCTATATTTACATTTAAGAGCAAAAGAAAAGGTTGATCGCCATTTTAATAAACTTATATGCATACAGCTATGTTTAGCTTTAAAGCGGCGTAAAACAATGCCTGTGGAACTATCAAATTTCGTGAAAATGGATTTTTCTGAACTATCAAAAGAAGAGATTATAAATCAGCTATTAACAATAGAGGCTAAGCTTGAGTCCACCGAGCAACTCCATGCTGAGCAAATGGCTAAAATGGAGCAGGCACAGGCGACCTTACTGGAACAGGAGCAAAACTACCGCGAAATATTCAACTCCACCCGCGATGCAATATTTATTCACGATGGCGAAACTGGTGCAATACTAGAAGTCAACGACACCATGCTTCGCCTGTTTGGTTTCGATAATAAGCAGGAGGTGCTGCAACATAATACTGGATATGTGAGCGCAGGCGATGAAGGCTACACGGAGGAAAAAGCGCTGGAAATGATTCACCTAGCGCTTAAAACCGAGTCCAAAGCATTTGAGTGGCGTGCCAAAAAGAAAAACGGCACAAATTTCACAGTAGAGGTATCGCTTCAGCAAACTACCATTGGTGGGAAGAGTCGAATAATGGCCACAGTGCATGACCTAACCCGGCTTCAAAAGCAGAGAGAGGCGCTTACCAAAAGCAAAGCGAACTACCAAAACCTCTACCTTATGCTACGCATGATGTGCGACAACGTGGAGGATTTGCTCTGGGCCAAAGACCTAAACAACTGCTACATATTTGCCAACAAGGCCATGTGCGAAAGGCTGTTAGGAGCCAATAACCTCAGTGAACCCATTGGTAAAAACGACATGTATTTTGCTGAAAGGGAGCGGGCAACACATCCGGATGATCATCAATGGCATACCTTTGGAGAAATTTGCCGTGACACGGATACCATAGTCCTTCAAAATAGAAAAACTGAACGCTTTGATGAGTATGGAAACGTGAGGGGGCAATTCCTTTTCCTTGACGTATTCAAATCACCCTTCTACGACGAGAAGGGAAACATTATTGGAACCGTGGGTAGCGGTCGCGATGTAACCCGAGAAAAGCAGCTGGAGAAGGAGTTTAACCAATCGAAGAAGCTGCTTGCCAAAAGCGAGGAGAAGTATCGACAGCTGGCAGAGATGGCCACAGATATTATTCTTATGCACAACATCGACGGTGAAGTTACTTACGTAAACCCAGCCGGACTAAAAATTGTAGGACTTGAATCCTATCCAAAAAAACCTCAAAATCTCTTCAACTATATTCCTCCGGAATTTCACCAGCAAATAAAGCAGGGGCTTGAAGAAAGGTTGGCCGGAAAAATGGGGCCACACATAACCGAGCTTGAAATTCTCAACGCAAAGGGAGAGCGAGTACCACTGGAGGTTAATGCCTCCCCCATTTTTGTTAACGGCAAACTTGACGGCATGATAACCATTTGCCGGAATATCACTGAGAGACGGGATGCAGAGCAAAAACTCCGGCAAAGCGAGGAGCAGTTCAAGAGCTTCTTTGAGAGCAATAGCGCCGTTATGCTTCAGGTGGATCCTCAAACCGGAAAAATTGTTAGAGCAAACGAGGCGGCCATTCAATTCTACAAATATCCAGAGGAGATACTGCTTTCTAAGACTTTATATGATATTAATGTGGACGGAGAACAAGAAACCTTTAATCGGATTTCTAAAGCTCAGCATGAACGCATTAGTTACTTCCAACTTGAACAGAAGCTGGCAACTGGTGAATTCAGGGTAGTGGAAACTTACCCAACTCTCATTAATGTTGGCGACAAGAGTTATCTTTTATCCATTATACACGATATTACAGAACGGGAAATAGCAGGAACGGCTCTTTTAGAGAGTGAGAAAAAGTATAGAGACCTCTTCGAAAATATGCCCAATGGATACTACCGCTCAACTGTCGATGGAAAATTTGTTTCGGTGAATCCTGCGTTTGTAAAAATGCTGGGCTACGAAAGTTCCGACGAGCTAATGAAAGTTGATATTCCCACGACTCTAAATGTGGAGCCTTCGGCACGTGAAGCGATAATTGCCGAAAACAAAGATTTTATTGAAAAGGCTGAAATATACCAGGTGAAAACCAAAAGTGGTAAGCTAATTTGGCTTGAGGATAATGCCCACTACATAATGGATAGCAGCGGCAATGTTCAATTCTGCGAAGGCATTTGCCGCGACATTACCGAACGAGTGGAATACGAAAGTGCCCTACGGAATAGCGAGCAGCGATTTCGGGCACTGGTTGAATCATTCCCTGACCCCATTGTATTGTATATCAACGGAAAAATTATTTTCATAAACAATTCAGGACTTAATTTTTTGAGGGCCAGTACTCCCGATCAAGTGCTGGATCGATCGGTACTGGACTTTGTTCATCCCGACGCCCGAGTGTTTTCGAAGGAGAGAATTCGCATGACTTCCGAGGAACGTAAACTTGCTCCTTTGGTAGAAACAAAATTTGTCCGTCTTGATGGGAGCATTGCGGATGTGGAGGTAGTTACCATTCCAATTACTTACGATGGAAAGCCAGCTATTGCTACCATTGTTCATGATATTACCACCCGTAAGCAAAATCAAGAACAAATTGTAATGCTTACTAAAGGTATTGAGCAAAGTCCTGTATCTGTTATAATTACCGATACCAATGGGATTATAGAATATGTTAACCCCCATTTTTGTAAGGTTACAGGTTGGTCAGCCAAGGAGGCAGTTGGACAAAAGCCCAGCATTCTAAAATCGGGAGACAAAACCTCTGCCGACTACAAGCTACTGTGGGAAACCATCACTACCGGCAACGATTGGCAGGGTGAGTTCTACAATCGACGAAAAAATGGTGAAGGCTTTTGGGAATTTGCCTCCATCTCGCCCATTAAAAATAGCAAGGGAAAGATTACCCACTTTATCGCCGTAAAGGAAGATATTACCGTGCGAAAGCAAACAGAGCTCATGCTTAAGGAGAAAAATGAGGAAATCCTAAGCCAGAACGAGGAGTATCAGGAGGTAAACGAACGACTTATCCAAACAATAAAGGAACTCAATATTGCCAAGGAGCATGCAGAGGAGAGCGATCGACTAAAATCAGCCTTTCTCTCCAACATGAGTCACGAAATACGAACACCAATGAACGCCATTATGGGCTTTTCAAAAATGCTTTGCGAAGCCGAAGTAGATGAAAACTCCAGAGTTGAATATGCTGGCATTCTTAACAATAGCTGCGCAAGGTTGCTCAATACAGTGAATGATGTATTGGATATCTCGAAAATACAAGCTGGCCAAATGGAGGTTCACCAAGGCAAGTTTTGGCTCGAGAAAGTTTTTAAAGAGTTGCATTCACTTTACATTGGAAACTTCAACAAAAAGAGTATTGCGTTCACCCAATTTGTCGATCCTGTTCTAATGTCCACCATGGTCTATTCCGACGAGCAAAAGGTATACCAAATTCTAAACAACTTGCTGAGTAACGCATATAAGTATACCGATAACGGTAGCGTGTTGTTGGGAAGCAAAGTTGTGAAAAATACGCTTGAAATTTATGTTACCGATACTGGTGTTGGAATTTCAAAAGAAAATCAAACGCTCATCTTCGACCGATTTACCCAGGAAAATATGGATTTTTCGAGAGAACAGGAGGGTACCGGATTGGGTTTAGCAATTTCCAAAGGGCTAGCTGAACTTCTTGGCGGTCGCATAAATCTGAAGTCAGAAAAAGGCAGAGGCTCCACTTTTACGCTTACCCTCCCTTTCAATAATAGTGAAGATTTGGCTGTAACACCGACGATTGTAAAAAAAAGAGTTGCAATTCCACAGTCGATGCAAGCAAATATCCTCATTGCCGAGGATGATGAATTCAGCTTCATACTGGCCACAAAAACTCTTGAACCATACTCTGGCATTAATATATTGCGAGCAAAAACAGGAACAGAGGCAGTATCGCTGTGCCGGGCAAATAAATCCCTAGCACTTATTTTCATGGATGTTAAAATGCCGGAGATGGATGGCCTGGAAGCCACTCGGCGTATTAGAGCCTTTAACCCCACCATCCCTATTGTGGCAGTTACCGCCTATGCACTTTCTAACGACAAAGAACAAGCACTTATGGCTGGATGCGATGAATATATCGCAAAACCGTACTCAAGTGAGCTGCTGATTAGAACATTAGCAAAATTTTTGGCAGTCATCTAGTTATTCAACTTAAATCCAGCCGTTTAAAACGATGCCCTAATCTCCATGGTTCCCGCATGTATAATTTTTCCATCGGAAAGGTAACGACCGTTATAGCTGATGTTTGCCTCAATACCCGCTGGCAGTTTACGGCTTAGCGTAAGGCTCCAAACAGCATTCTTTCCTACCTTGAGCCCTGAGAGCAACTCATACGAAACGGGGGATGTGGAGGGTGCAAAGGCGTTGATTCGAACCCAAGAAAAGGAGCCATCCAACTTCAACTTATTGGGAATGCTGGCAGAGCCTTCAATTCCCAGTCGGTGAGTAAATGCATCTTCCAAGCCAAGAATATTTTTCTTTTCGGAATAGTCCCAAACAAATCGCAGCATATAGCGTAAATCCATGGTTAATTCCAACTTGGATGATGATTTGAGCCCATTAAGTAAGTTATTGTTCGAAGGAAAGAGTTCGGATGTCAAACCCGAGCTGCTTTTCTCGCCCTGCCACCCCAACAGCAGAACGGCGGCAGGTCGATATTTAAGAACCACCGTTTGGGTGAGCCCATTCCTGGCTTCACTGCCACCAACAAGGAGTTGCTTTGTGCTGGAGGATTGAACATATACCTCTGCGGCATATTTTTTATTGGGTGAGCTGAACCCGCCACCATATCGCCAGCTGCCCTTGTGTGCTATCAAGTCAGCGTTGGTAAGCGCGGGGAAAAAGGCTGGGAAGGCGCTAAAGGAGGATTGCTTCTCCTCTGCCTGTGCCGATGCTGTTAACGAAAAGCAAGCCAGAATACTCTTAATTCCAGAGGTATCGTGCCAAGCTCTTGCTGGAGTAAAAGTCCCGGAAGCTGAAAAGGCACCGGTAAAAGCCTTCAGATAGTTGGTGGTTGGAAGGCTCACCTTTACATACTCAGCCTGATCGGAATAGGCAGCAATCTCAAACTCATTCAACTCCTTAATTCCATCGCCATTGTAGTCTACCCATGCATACTGACCTTGCCCTGACGTTACCTTAATGAAGGTATAGTCTTGTCGGGGAATTA
This genomic stretch from Williamwhitmania sp. harbors:
- a CDS encoding PAS domain S-box protein, with the protein product MDFSELSKEEIINQLLTIEAKLESTEQLHAEQMAKMEQAQATLLEQEQNYREIFNSTRDAIFIHDGETGAILEVNDTMLRLFGFDNKQEVLQHNTGYVSAGDEGYTEEKALEMIHLALKTESKAFEWRAKKKNGTNFTVEVSLQQTTIGGKSRIMATVHDLTRLQKQREALTKSKANYQNLYLMLRMMCDNVEDLLWAKDLNNCYIFANKAMCERLLGANNLSEPIGKNDMYFAERERATHPDDHQWHTFGEICRDTDTIVLQNRKTERFDEYGNVRGQFLFLDVFKSPFYDEKGNIIGTVGSGRDVTREKQLEKEFNQSKKLLAKSEEKYRQLAEMATDIILMHNIDGEVTYVNPAGLKIVGLESYPKKPQNLFNYIPPEFHQQIKQGLEERLAGKMGPHITELEILNAKGERVPLEVNASPIFVNGKLDGMITICRNITERRDAEQKLRQSEEQFKSFFESNSAVMLQVDPQTGKIVRANEAAIQFYKYPEEILLSKTLYDINVDGEQETFNRISKAQHERISYFQLEQKLATGEFRVVETYPTLINVGDKSYLLSIIHDITEREIAGTALLESEKKYRDLFENMPNGYYRSTVDGKFVSVNPAFVKMLGYESSDELMKVDIPTTLNVEPSAREAIIAENKDFIEKAEIYQVKTKSGKLIWLEDNAHYIMDSSGNVQFCEGICRDITERVEYESALRNSEQRFRALVESFPDPIVLYINGKIIFINNSGLNFLRASTPDQVLDRSVLDFVHPDARVFSKERIRMTSEERKLAPLVETKFVRLDGSIADVEVVTIPITYDGKPAIATIVHDITTRKQNQEQIVMLTKGIEQSPVSVIITDTNGIIEYVNPHFCKVTGWSAKEAVGQKPSILKSGDKTSADYKLLWETITTGNDWQGEFYNRRKNGEGFWEFASISPIKNSKGKITHFIAVKEDITVRKQTELMLKEKNEEILSQNEEYQEVNERLIQTIKELNIAKEHAEESDRLKSAFLSNMSHEIRTPMNAIMGFSKMLCEAEVDENSRVEYAGILNNSCARLLNTVNDVLDISKIQAGQMEVHQGKFWLEKVFKELHSLYIGNFNKKSIAFTQFVDPVLMSTMVYSDEQKVYQILNNLLSNAYKYTDNGSVLLGSKVVKNTLEIYVTDTGVGISKENQTLIFDRFTQENMDFSREQEGTGLGLAISKGLAELLGGRINLKSEKGRGSTFTLTLPFNNSEDLAVTPTIVKKRVAIPQSMQANILIAEDDEFSFILATKTLEPYSGINILRAKTGTEAVSLCRANKSLALIFMDVKMPEMDGLEATRRIRAFNPTIPIVAVTAYALSNDKEQALMAGCDEYIAKPYSSELLIRTLAKFLAVI